A DNA window from uncultured Methanoregula sp. contains the following coding sequences:
- a CDS encoding SpoIIE family protein phosphatase, which produces MDTGIFESLLTLFQMICVIMIFAYLFTRSRYFIEVFEHRATLSTKIILIIFFGLISVYGSISKISLYGAVLNVHDLGPIIAGLVCGPYVGLGAGLIGGAFRLTQGGPYMYAAALATIVAGLLGGLIYLAHKKEFISTKKAVLYSFLIEIIVSVMQIAMATPPEQVVNVALFVALPMIIIVSVAVFIFSKIIHNILDERKILAEKEKLESEMARKNAELQIAAEIQRNFLPENIPKTEGFDIAAKSIMAKEVGGDFFDILPLEVIPMNKNRTGVMIADVSGKGVPAALFMALSRIVVRVTATWFKKPSQVISFANPIIAENSKTGMFVTLFYGIIDKETMTLTYVNAGHNPPIVLRQKSGEIDELTLTGVAVGALEDAKYEQQEVALSSGDVVVLYTDGITEAVNDREEMFDVSRLVEIIRRTGHLSSQEIVNEIIGAVTTFSENQPQFDDITLMVVKVT; this is translated from the coding sequence ATGGATACGGGTATTTTCGAAAGTCTCCTCACGCTCTTTCAGATGATATGTGTCATCATGATCTTTGCTTACCTGTTCACCCGGAGCCGGTACTTCATCGAAGTCTTTGAGCACCGGGCCACACTCAGCACGAAGATCATCCTGATCATCTTTTTCGGCCTGATCTCCGTATACGGGTCGATCAGTAAGATCAGCCTGTATGGGGCAGTCCTGAATGTCCACGACCTTGGCCCGATCATTGCAGGCCTGGTCTGCGGGCCGTACGTCGGCCTCGGGGCAGGACTCATCGGCGGAGCCTTCCGGTTAACGCAGGGGGGGCCGTACATGTATGCCGCCGCCCTTGCCACCATCGTTGCCGGTCTTCTGGGTGGCCTGATCTACCTTGCCCATAAAAAAGAGTTCATCTCCACCAAAAAAGCGGTTCTCTACTCATTCCTCATTGAGATCATCGTCTCTGTCATGCAGATCGCCATGGCGACACCCCCAGAACAGGTCGTCAATGTTGCCCTGTTTGTGGCCCTCCCGATGATCATCATCGTATCCGTCGCCGTATTCATCTTCTCGAAGATCATCCATAACATCCTCGATGAACGGAAGATCCTGGCCGAGAAGGAGAAACTGGAGTCCGAGATGGCGCGGAAGAATGCCGAACTCCAGATCGCTGCCGAGATCCAGAGAAATTTCCTGCCTGAAAATATTCCGAAAACCGAAGGGTTCGATATCGCTGCAAAAAGTATCATGGCAAAGGAAGTGGGCGGGGACTTTTTTGATATCCTGCCCCTTGAAGTGATACCCATGAACAAGAACCGGACCGGTGTGATGATCGCTGATGTATCCGGCAAAGGTGTCCCTGCTGCGCTCTTCATGGCTCTGTCACGGATTGTTGTCCGGGTTACGGCAACGTGGTTCAAAAAACCGTCCCAGGTGATCTCATTTGCAAATCCCATTATCGCGGAAAATTCGAAAACCGGGATGTTCGTGACATTGTTTTACGGGATCATTGATAAGGAGACCATGACCCTCACGTACGTGAATGCGGGACACAATCCGCCGATCGTACTGCGTCAGAAAAGCGGGGAGATCGACGAGCTCACGCTCACCGGAGTGGCTGTCGGGGCCCTTGAGGATGCAAAATATGAACAGCAGGAGGTTGCGCTCTCTTCCGGAGATGTTGTTGTTCTGTACACTGACGGGATTACGGAGGCGGTGAACGATCGGGAGGAGATGTTCGATGTTTCCCGGCTTGTCGAGATTATCCGGAGAACCGGGCACCTCTCGTCGCAGGAGATCGTGAATGAGATCATCGGCGCAGTCACCACGTTCAGCGAAAACCAGCCCCAGTTTGATGATATTACCCTGATGGTCGTGAAGGTTACCTGA
- a CDS encoding 2-dehydropantoate 2-reductase, producing the protein MLRSPRILVLGAGAVGLPLAAKLSRAADVVAVTREHYARIISRDGLLISGAWGPETCRFPCVGEVGEESDFDYILITSKSQDTDRICRQYEDLIQNHETVSFQNGIGNEEMISRYTDKVIGGVVMTGFVRDGDREVRVTANAGPMQIGRFPEGLDAGVRNLAGIMNRAGIAAETTDRIKGKLWSKNLINCSLNPLSAIMGVTYGKLREPESWRVIDHIVQEIFSIVRADGISLPWGDPDAYLGYLHGALIPVMAGHSSSMLQDIQQGRRTEIDYLNGAVVTAGIRLGVATPYNACISDLIRFRESIATGTMVEQSH; encoded by the coding sequence ATGTTGCGCTCGCCAAGGATACTGGTTCTTGGGGCCGGGGCCGTGGGTCTTCCACTGGCAGCAAAATTGTCCCGGGCAGCGGATGTTGTGGCGGTTACCCGGGAGCACTATGCCCGTATCATTTCCCGTGACGGGCTGCTGATCAGCGGCGCATGGGGGCCGGAAACCTGCCGCTTCCCCTGCGTGGGCGAAGTGGGGGAGGAGTCGGATTTCGATTATATCCTGATCACTTCCAAATCGCAGGATACCGACAGGATCTGCCGGCAATACGAAGATCTGATCCAGAACCACGAGACGGTGAGTTTCCAGAACGGCATCGGCAACGAAGAGATGATCTCCCGGTATACCGATAAGGTCATAGGCGGCGTGGTCATGACCGGTTTTGTCCGGGACGGGGACCGGGAAGTCCGCGTCACCGCAAACGCCGGGCCCATGCAGATCGGCAGGTTTCCGGAAGGACTCGATGCGGGGGTTAGAAACCTTGCCGGTATCATGAACCGGGCCGGGATCGCCGCTGAAACTACGGATCGGATCAAAGGAAAGCTCTGGTCAAAGAACCTGATCAACTGTTCCCTGAATCCGCTCAGTGCCATTATGGGTGTCACGTACGGCAAACTCAGGGAGCCGGAAAGCTGGCGAGTCATCGATCATATAGTACAGGAAATTTTTTCCATTGTCCGGGCCGACGGAATCTCACTTCCGTGGGGGGATCCGGATGCCTACCTCGGATACCTGCACGGTGCCCTGATACCGGTGATGGCCGGGCACAGTTCATCCATGCTGCAGGATATCCAGCAGGGGCGCAGGACCGAGATTGATTATCTTAACGGGGCAGTTGTCACCGCGGGAATCCGGCTGGGAGTTGCAACCCCCTACAATGCCTGCATCTCGGACCTGATCCGGTTCCGGGAGTCCATCGCTACCGGTACCATGGTTGAGCAGTCTCACTGA
- a CDS encoding methyltransferase domain-containing protein: MTVWQWGLRVPARQGEEMRQALIREGALDATLRVIRDGDALVLPLTGPRTGADRFEFEAHPGREPLPRHELVGGIAIMQENDPAGAQKILASRPSLHTVVFAEGEVHGEYRTREFCVLAGELTTRTVVTEHGHRFVVDLAGAYFSARLSTERQRILLQVQSEETVLDMFAGVGPFAITLAARASFVAAADLNPKAIELMLENLAKNRAGNVLPLLADARRLPAILPWKFDRVVMNLPLAGTEFLPEAFRLCRAGGTIHFYSLVSANGEHMEKIQELGGTVLAEREVRSYSPGQWHAVYDIRTG; this comes from the coding sequence ATGACGGTTTGGCAATGGGGGCTCCGGGTGCCGGCACGGCAGGGCGAGGAGATGCGGCAGGCGCTAATTAGGGAAGGCGCGCTCGATGCCACGCTCCGGGTCATCAGGGACGGGGATGCCCTTGTTCTCCCCCTGACGGGTCCGCGGACCGGTGCGGACCGGTTTGAGTTCGAGGCCCATCCGGGCCGGGAACCGCTGCCCCGGCACGAGCTGGTCGGAGGGATTGCAATTATGCAGGAGAACGATCCGGCCGGTGCTCAGAAGATCCTTGCCTCCCGCCCCTCGCTCCACACGGTTGTCTTTGCCGAAGGGGAGGTGCATGGCGAATACCGCACGCGGGAATTTTGCGTGCTCGCGGGTGAACTGACAACCCGGACGGTCGTGACCGAGCACGGCCACCGGTTCGTCGTGGACCTGGCCGGTGCCTACTTCTCCGCCCGGCTCTCGACCGAGCGGCAGCGTATTCTTCTGCAGGTCCAAAGTGAGGAGACGGTGCTCGATATGTTTGCCGGGGTAGGACCGTTTGCCATCACGCTTGCTGCCCGGGCCTCCTTTGTTGCCGCCGCCGATCTCAACCCGAAGGCGATCGAACTCATGCTTGAGAACCTCGCAAAGAACCGGGCCGGAAACGTGCTCCCCCTGCTTGCAGATGCCCGCCGGCTTCCTGCGATCCTCCCGTGGAAATTCGACCGGGTGGTGATGAACCTCCCGCTTGCCGGCACAGAATTCCTGCCGGAAGCCTTCCGGCTCTGCCGGGCGGGCGGAACGATCCATTTCTACTCGCTGGTATCTGCTAACGGAGAGCATATGGAGAAGATACAGGAACTCGGCGGGACCGTACTTGCTGAACGGGAGGTCCGGTCCTACTCGCCGGGCCAGTGGCACGCGGTGTACGATATCAGAACCGGATGA
- the hmgA gene encoding hydroxymethylglutaryl-CoA reductase (NADPH) produces the protein MADDAGRRNDTGNGAKSGHDNERETIIRSRLKDGTLKLYELEKELSPLDAIRVRREFIQEETGTELENIGIFSIDIERVVKRNCENMIGTIQVPVGVAGPMLINGGYAQGNYWLPLATTEGALIASVNRGCGAITKAGGAEVRVLHDGMTRAPVFAADSVGHAAQVCDWVSVHRDELRTVAESTTSHGKLTDIVTFVAGTSVYVRLEFDTKDAMGMNMVTIASAKVADLIAQGTGVRLIALSGNMCSDKKPAAINGIMGRGRSVVAGVALSHELISSVLKTDAKTLAEVNYRKNLVGSARAGAMGFNAHAANVVAAMFIACGQDAAHAIDGSTCITTVDLTETGAYVAVTLPSLPVGTVGGGTGVETQQECLRLLGVAGSGTPPGTNAKKLAEIIGAAVLAGELSLLGALAAQHLARAHQQLGRG, from the coding sequence ATGGCTGATGATGCTGGGCGCCGCAACGATACCGGGAACGGTGCAAAGTCAGGTCACGATAATGAGAGGGAGACTATCATTCGCTCGCGGCTGAAAGACGGGACGCTCAAACTGTACGAACTGGAGAAGGAACTCTCGCCGCTGGATGCGATAAGGGTCAGGCGCGAGTTCATCCAGGAGGAGACCGGAACCGAACTGGAAAACATCGGCATCTTCTCCATCGATATCGAACGCGTGGTCAAGCGCAACTGCGAGAACATGATAGGTACCATCCAGGTGCCGGTCGGGGTTGCCGGGCCGATGCTCATCAACGGGGGATATGCCCAGGGGAATTACTGGCTTCCCCTCGCGACAACGGAGGGTGCGCTGATTGCCTCGGTCAACCGGGGATGCGGTGCCATCACCAAAGCCGGTGGGGCGGAAGTCCGCGTGCTTCACGACGGCATGACCCGGGCGCCGGTCTTTGCCGCAGACAGTGTCGGCCATGCTGCGCAGGTCTGCGACTGGGTGAGCGTTCACCGCGACGAGCTCAGGACCGTTGCAGAGAGCACGACCTCGCACGGGAAACTCACCGACATCGTCACGTTCGTTGCGGGAACCAGCGTCTACGTACGGCTCGAGTTCGATACCAAGGATGCGATGGGCATGAATATGGTCACCATCGCAAGTGCCAAGGTCGCCGACCTGATCGCCCAGGGAACCGGCGTGCGCCTCATAGCCCTCTCGGGCAACATGTGCTCCGACAAGAAACCCGCTGCAATCAACGGCATCATGGGCCGGGGCCGGAGCGTTGTTGCCGGTGTCGCCCTCTCCCACGAACTGATAAGCTCGGTCCTCAAGACCGATGCAAAGACGCTCGCGGAAGTGAACTACCGCAAGAACCTTGTCGGCTCTGCCCGGGCCGGGGCAATGGGCTTCAATGCCCATGCAGCCAATGTCGTTGCCGCGATGTTCATAGCCTGCGGGCAGGACGCCGCCCACGCGATCGATGGCAGCACCTGCATCACCACGGTCGACCTGACAGAGACTGGTGCATATGTCGCCGTGACCCTTCCCTCCCTCCCGGTCGGAACCGTTGGCGGCGGGACCGGCGTAGAGACCCAGCAGGAATGCCTCAGGCTGCTCGGCGTTGCCGGGAGCGGGACGCCTCCGGGAACCAATGCAAAGAAACTCGCGGAGATCATCGGGGCCGCGGTCCTGGCCGGCGAACTCTCGCTCCTCGGCGCCCTTGCCGCCCAGCACCTTGCCCGGGCCCACCAGCAGCTCGGCCGGGGATAA
- the rimI gene encoding ribosomal protein S18-alanine N-acetyltransferase, whose protein sequence is MIRPHDLAPYPLPQIRQATPSDIAAIVEIEKESFIDPWEQSAFLEALTYYPTTYFVAVADGAVVGFVIGGLEDTGENIYGHLCNIGVSPRYRGKGIGRLLVRRLEHQVAVELATGVQLEVRVSNTAAQRFYLRMGYRPVFGIDHYYANGEDAIVMMKWFRF, encoded by the coding sequence GTGATCCGTCCCCATGATCTCGCCCCCTATCCCCTCCCGCAGATCCGGCAGGCCACCCCATCGGATATCGCTGCCATAGTTGAAATTGAGAAGGAGTCCTTCATCGACCCGTGGGAACAGTCCGCTTTTTTAGAAGCCCTCACGTATTACCCGACCACTTATTTTGTCGCTGTTGCGGATGGGGCCGTGGTCGGGTTTGTGATCGGCGGCCTCGAGGATACCGGAGAGAATATCTACGGCCATCTCTGCAACATCGGCGTCTCCCCCCGCTACCGCGGGAAGGGGATCGGCAGGCTCCTCGTGCGCCGGCTCGAACACCAGGTTGCCGTGGAACTCGCAACCGGCGTCCAGCTCGAAGTGCGGGTCTCCAATACTGCAGCACAGCGGTTTTACCTGCGGATGGGATACCGCCCTGTCTTCGGCATTGATCATTATTATGCCAATGGCGAGGATGCCATTGTCATGATGAAGTGGTTCCGGTTCTGA
- a CDS encoding DUF1015 family protein codes for MVRIYRFCGVRPVSSAAPAIAAVPYDVVTAEEAQAIIKKNPKSFLRVSRPDAEMPEIPANDARIYERARENFEALVASGEMQRDPAPGMYLYRVRQDGDEFLGLCCCLDVDDYRTTKIRRHEQTRYDKEEDRTRHIGTTKTHNGPVVLLYQDTDELFRYVASLVPAPAVPDAEVKADGGGVHQIFRITDAAALSRLEELFASVPALYIADGHHRAKAAVNVADRRIAEGLPAEGEVAKFMGVMFAHNRVKIHGYSRLLTDLGTFTHESFLTEFRKYFDVKPYGRVNGRQFNIPPKIKSPEKYHIVHMYLAGEWYECTRPLEKGVPPLESLDVAVLQKYVLEGMLGITDPRGDARLQYLGGARPVADLEKLVDAGAYRLAFAMQPVRVGTVLSIADAGGVMPPKSTWFEPKLLSGLVVHTFE; via the coding sequence ATGGTCAGGATCTATCGTTTTTGTGGGGTAAGGCCGGTCAGTTCGGCAGCCCCGGCGATTGCGGCAGTACCGTATGATGTGGTAACCGCGGAAGAGGCGCAGGCAATCATCAAGAAGAACCCGAAGAGTTTCCTGCGCGTCAGCCGCCCGGATGCGGAGATGCCGGAGATTCCTGCCAATGATGCACGCATTTACGAGCGGGCACGCGAGAACTTCGAGGCTCTTGTTGCATCAGGAGAGATGCAGAGGGATCCGGCTCCGGGAATGTACCTGTACCGGGTCCGGCAGGACGGGGACGAGTTCCTCGGTCTCTGCTGCTGCCTGGACGTGGACGATTACCGGACAACAAAGATCCGAAGGCACGAACAGACAAGGTACGACAAGGAGGAAGACCGCACGCGCCACATCGGCACGACAAAGACGCACAACGGGCCGGTCGTGCTGCTGTACCAGGATACGGACGAGCTCTTCCGGTATGTAGCTTCGCTCGTTCCGGCACCTGCCGTTCCGGATGCCGAAGTGAAAGCTGACGGCGGGGGAGTCCACCAGATCTTCAGGATAACGGATGCGGCTGCCCTCAGCCGTCTCGAAGAACTCTTCGCATCCGTTCCCGCGCTCTATATCGCAGACGGCCACCACCGGGCAAAAGCCGCCGTGAACGTGGCAGACCGCCGGATCGCAGAGGGGCTTCCGGCAGAGGGCGAAGTGGCAAAGTTCATGGGAGTCATGTTCGCCCACAACCGGGTGAAGATCCATGGCTACAGCCGGCTCCTGACCGATCTCGGCACCTTTACCCATGAATCGTTCCTTACCGAATTCCGGAAATATTTCGATGTGAAACCCTATGGCCGGGTGAACGGCAGGCAGTTCAATATCCCGCCGAAGATCAAATCCCCGGAGAAGTACCATATCGTGCACATGTACCTGGCCGGCGAATGGTACGAGTGCACCCGCCCGCTGGAGAAGGGCGTGCCCCCCCTGGAATCGCTCGACGTTGCCGTGCTCCAGAAGTACGTGCTCGAAGGCATGCTCGGGATAACCGATCCCCGGGGCGATGCCCGGCTCCAGTACCTTGGCGGGGCCCGGCCGGTCGCCGATCTCGAGAAACTGGTGGATGCAGGCGCCTACCGGCTCGCGTTTGCCATGCAGCCGGTCCGGGTCGGGACGGTTCTCTCGATCGCCGATGCTGGCGGGGTCATGCCACCCAAGTCCACGTGGTTCGAGCCCAAGCTCTTAAGCGGGCTTGTCGTCCACACCTTCGAGTGA
- the hisG gene encoding ATP phosphoribosyltransferase, whose translation MITLALPKGSLEAQTLQLFKEADLEVKRTDRDYNPCINDARVGKVKILRPQEIPIYVDKGYFDLGISGLDWVHETCSDVVEVANLSYSKTGEGNVKIVIAVHRDEPIENVSQIRPDSRVTTEYPELTRKFFEKLGIPVQMFHSYGASEAKVPDLMDVVVDLTETGTTLRKNGLKIIGQIMESHTVIIANKKSWADPEKRREIEEIRTLLFGVIDARHKVLLTMNVPGSSMERIVSALPAMKKPTVSQLHGIDYYSIQTVVPKNSVNSLIPKLKACGAEDILEIPISKIVP comes from the coding sequence ATGATCACCCTCGCCCTCCCCAAAGGCAGCCTCGAGGCGCAGACCCTTCAGCTCTTCAAGGAAGCTGACCTCGAAGTGAAACGAACGGACCGCGACTACAATCCCTGCATCAATGATGCCCGGGTCGGCAAAGTGAAGATCCTCCGGCCGCAGGAGATCCCGATCTATGTGGACAAAGGATACTTCGATCTCGGCATCTCGGGTCTCGACTGGGTGCACGAGACCTGCTCCGATGTTGTTGAGGTGGCCAACCTCTCGTACAGCAAGACCGGCGAAGGGAATGTGAAGATCGTGATAGCAGTCCACCGCGACGAGCCGATCGAGAATGTCAGCCAGATCCGCCCGGACAGCAGGGTCACGACCGAATATCCCGAGCTGACCCGGAAATTTTTTGAGAAACTGGGCATACCGGTCCAGATGTTCCACTCCTACGGTGCATCGGAAGCAAAAGTCCCGGACCTCATGGACGTTGTGGTGGACTTGACCGAGACCGGGACAACGCTGCGCAAGAACGGGCTCAAGATCATCGGCCAGATCATGGAGTCCCACACGGTGATCATCGCGAACAAGAAGAGCTGGGCAGACCCGGAGAAGCGCCGGGAGATCGAGGAGATACGAACGCTCCTCTTCGGCGTCATCGATGCCCGGCACAAGGTGCTCCTTACGATGAACGTGCCCGGATCCTCGATGGAGAGGATCGTTTCAGCCCTCCCGGCCATGAAGAAGCCTACCGTGAGCCAGCTGCACGGGATAGATTACTACAGTATCCAGACCGTGGTCCCCAAGAACTCGGTCAACAGCCTCATCCCGAAACTCAAGGCCTGCGGCGCGGAAGATATCCTGGAGATCCCGATCTCCAAGATCGTGCCCTGA
- a CDS encoding VWA domain-containing protein, which translates to MIHRAILVVLGFFFIVSMAAAADLTPSTMTSSSSGWLVANGNDQSTITVHVLQGSPATDVSGATVAFSLAGDSSDLGTLSAQSVVTGPDGLAQTVFRTSTKSGTATINALLTYNDGSVNTLPLSCVQKIDHDTPWDAEFSYQHDVPVGSVTRLTIRLVDISGNPADNKNPAETHTILLHMSGDGGSGLLKGTGYVQDLSVPTDASGTVSVDLRVSTQAGLNIVQVYPVGSYLGEPVTINGVAESNPFYLVQVHPSPSSYPADGKDPDHRFTFYWTVLDRYQNPVENADLYVTSSKAGEEVHLSTNAEGMASTPYGPKDIAGVYTITAKPVVPGTTTALNSTILCTDTGTNGYCSQTVEYLPMDPVDMILTASPQTMVSMDVDGAKAVDVKARVVDSSGNAVKGQTVTFEKSADSYPTFTETAQSSLSSLSAATGDSGYATVQFVPGTFAKKSESGYNEAATGTCKVTAKWVNPKTAEIKSREITFVWKNYPFLTVESEIDKTDPKVGDIINVKVWIRGTGAALQPKAIDVVLCNDRSGSMLYDSPDRMVTAKDAAQKFSAKLTEGKDHIGIVSFGDTDSYSGIAALAPVSSGTSWDWDNVYYASSYYLDGWYWVADDSAKECGSRCSSYGSSRYDPSSAHQQYLNAHYNNGNPQNYGYGVHTHQDLSLDSHTQTEVTDALNGIVPAGGTPMREGLYSAVNMFPAYSAERPIRAIILLTDGVYSTGQNPEGGSGSKSLGNGVGTGSVITYAKNNKIKIFTIGLGSDADSDELTRYATATGGKYYSAGAPAELANIYTDIAGALNEQAGGQTQLITDFSKITVDGNLVTGNTVGEYLEYVYTPGGGTSSSTYITKYTEVPVTPPKNTYYTLVRDDTGNWTNPTTLPGLTSKKLEFDVGKIILNDVWMTNIQFRLKKAGQIGIFGENSPVTFIDAVTGKSQTVTVPSKTWTTHQSLVNNPFVPTAALLVKDVAIAGSTTDPGRWTVSWNTVYEGSSTVHEKLLYCSESGTTPVPCSGTSHTEWLVIPQSVADKSAGTTPDSVSIDTSLLKMKSGETYRITVWAETYGEKEASDYALHAKTDGSVRPFIKLE; encoded by the coding sequence ATGATCCACCGGGCAATTCTTGTTGTTCTTGGCTTTTTTTTCATCGTGAGTATGGCAGCAGCTGCAGATCTGACGCCATCCACGATGACGAGCAGCAGTTCCGGCTGGCTTGTTGCAAACGGCAATGACCAGTCAACCATCACCGTTCACGTCCTGCAGGGTTCACCGGCAACGGACGTATCCGGGGCGACGGTTGCATTTTCCCTTGCAGGCGACTCATCAGATCTGGGAACCCTCTCTGCCCAGAGCGTGGTAACGGGTCCCGATGGCCTGGCGCAGACCGTATTCCGCACAAGTACCAAAAGCGGGACTGCAACCATCAACGCACTTCTAACCTACAATGATGGCAGCGTCAATACGCTCCCCCTCAGCTGTGTCCAGAAGATCGATCACGATACCCCGTGGGATGCGGAATTCAGTTACCAGCATGATGTACCGGTCGGTTCGGTAACCCGTCTCACGATCCGGCTCGTGGATATTTCAGGAAACCCCGCGGACAACAAAAATCCCGCGGAGACCCACACCATCCTCCTCCATATGTCGGGAGACGGTGGTTCCGGCCTCCTGAAAGGAACCGGGTATGTCCAGGACCTGTCCGTACCCACTGATGCCAGCGGAACAGTTTCCGTGGATCTCCGGGTCTCGACGCAGGCCGGTCTCAACATCGTCCAGGTCTACCCGGTAGGCTCCTACCTGGGCGAACCCGTCACCATCAACGGGGTGGCGGAGAGCAATCCGTTCTACTTGGTCCAGGTACACCCGTCCCCCTCATCCTATCCGGCCGATGGAAAAGATCCCGATCACCGCTTCACGTTCTACTGGACCGTCCTTGACCGGTACCAGAATCCGGTAGAGAATGCGGATCTGTATGTCACTTCCTCCAAGGCAGGCGAGGAGGTCCACCTGAGCACCAATGCCGAGGGTATGGCCTCAACGCCGTACGGCCCGAAGGATATCGCCGGTGTGTACACCATCACTGCAAAACCCGTAGTGCCTGGGACAACCACGGCATTGAACTCCACGATCCTCTGTACGGACACCGGGACCAACGGGTACTGCAGTCAGACGGTGGAATACCTGCCCATGGATCCGGTCGATATGATCCTGACCGCGAGCCCCCAGACCATGGTCAGCATGGATGTTGATGGTGCAAAAGCCGTTGATGTCAAGGCCAGGGTTGTGGATTCCTCCGGCAATGCTGTCAAGGGGCAGACGGTCACGTTCGAGAAATCGGCCGATTCGTATCCTACGTTCACCGAAACCGCCCAGTCTTCCTTAAGTTCCCTTTCGGCTGCAACCGGGGATTCCGGGTATGCAACCGTGCAGTTTGTGCCGGGAACGTTTGCAAAGAAGAGCGAGAGCGGATATAACGAGGCAGCAACGGGAACCTGCAAAGTGACGGCAAAGTGGGTCAACCCGAAGACCGCTGAGATCAAGAGCCGGGAGATCACGTTTGTCTGGAAGAACTACCCGTTCCTGACGGTTGAATCGGAGATCGACAAGACCGATCCCAAAGTCGGGGATATCATCAACGTCAAGGTTTGGATCCGGGGAACCGGTGCAGCCCTCCAGCCAAAGGCCATCGATGTCGTGCTGTGTAATGACCGGTCGGGAAGCATGCTGTACGATTCTCCCGACCGGATGGTCACTGCCAAGGATGCGGCGCAGAAATTCTCTGCAAAACTCACGGAAGGAAAGGACCATATCGGGATAGTCTCCTTCGGTGATACCGATTCCTATTCGGGTATTGCAGCATTAGCACCGGTGAGCTCGGGAACGTCCTGGGACTGGGACAATGTGTATTACGCGAGTTCCTATTATCTGGATGGCTGGTACTGGGTGGCGGATGATTCAGCAAAAGAGTGCGGAAGCCGCTGCAGCAGCTACGGGAGTTCAAGATATGATCCCAGTTCTGCTCACCAGCAGTACCTCAATGCCCATTACAATAACGGGAATCCCCAGAATTATGGCTACGGGGTTCACACCCACCAGGATCTCTCCCTGGACTCGCATACCCAGACGGAGGTGACCGATGCGCTCAACGGGATCGTGCCTGCCGGCGGGACCCCGATGAGGGAAGGCCTGTACTCTGCGGTGAACATGTTTCCCGCGTACTCGGCAGAAAGGCCCATTCGGGCCATCATCCTGCTGACGGACGGGGTGTATTCAACCGGCCAGAATCCCGAAGGCGGTTCCGGCAGCAAAAGCCTCGGGAACGGGGTCGGTACCGGCAGCGTCATCACGTATGCAAAGAACAACAAGATAAAAATCTTCACCATCGGCCTGGGATCCGATGCAGACAGCGATGAACTGACCAGGTATGCGACCGCTACCGGGGGGAAATATTATTCAGCCGGCGCCCCGGCCGAACTTGCGAACATCTATACTGATATTGCCGGCGCACTGAACGAACAGGCGGGCGGGCAGACCCAGCTCATCACGGACTTCAGCAAAATCACGGTTGATGGTAACCTTGTCACGGGGAACACGGTGGGCGAGTACCTTGAATACGTGTACACCCCCGGGGGCGGAACCTCCTCCTCCACCTATATAACCAAGTACACCGAGGTTCCGGTAACCCCCCCGAAGAATACCTATTACACCCTGGTCCGGGACGATACCGGCAACTGGACAAACCCGACAACACTCCCGGGGCTGACTTCCAAAAAGCTGGAATTCGATGTGGGAAAGATCATACTCAACGATGTATGGATGACAAACATCCAGTTCAGGCTCAAGAAGGCCGGCCAGATCGGGATCTTTGGCGAGAACAGCCCTGTCACGTTCATCGACGCGGTGACCGGGAAGAGCCAGACCGTGACTGTGCCCTCCAAAACCTGGACCACCCACCAGAGCCTGGTGAACAACCCCTTTGTGCCAACGGCAGCCCTCCTGGTAAAAGATGTCGCGATCGCGGGCAGCACAACCGATCCCGGCCGGTGGACGGTCTCCTGGAATACCGTATATGAAGGGAGCAGCACGGTGCACGAGAAGTTGTTGTATTGTTCAGAGAGCGGAACAACCCCTGTCCCGTGTTCGGGAACCTCCCACACGGAATGGCTGGTTATTCCGCAATCGGTTGCTGATAAATCTGCGGGAACTACTCCGGATTCGGTCTCCATTGATACCAGCCTGCTGAAGATGAAGTCCGGCGAGACGTACCGGATTACGGTCTGGGCAGAGACCTATGGAGAGAAAGAAGCCTCCGATTATGCGCTCCATGCAAAGACTGACGGGTCCGTGCGGCCATTCATCAAGCTCGAATGA